The following are encoded in a window of Haliotis asinina isolate JCU_RB_2024 chromosome 14, JCU_Hal_asi_v2, whole genome shotgun sequence genomic DNA:
- the LOC137261631 gene encoding uncharacterized protein, with the protein MAGLGEVCSHVAALLFKVDAAVRAGLTSKACTSDACKWNAAYRKELQPTPLSEVKHLFGRRGKTTTTAMAGTGKAPLPDIATLKSLKEVCPNAVFFKCIPALDDEETDSAEEDGETYLFPPTMTSLVCEDSITEKDLESVCKEQWQAYLCDSTQINNLEEATKNQAISPLWFEHRKGRITGTKAHDILVMKKTTDPKNTIMKVMGYNTKDISKKSAVAWGSDNEARARKQYVKHQSTQHTQFACRAVGLLISCQRPYVAASSDGTVVCTCCGRGCLEIKCPYKHRDHDILTAVEDNTFCLGKDLQLKTGHKYFSQIQLQMYVHDVSYCDFVIFTNKDMAIVRVPRDDTFCATLITKCESFFFMHILPEIISRKLENTKPYSSKAATDTVDTDVWCLCQQEEYGRMIMCEGANCSYTWFHYQCVNIRRKPKGSWHCPSCVMG; encoded by the exons ATGGCGGG ACTTGGAGAGGTATGCAGTCATGTTGCAGCCCTACTCTTCAAGGTTGATGCTGCTGTGAGAGCAGGATTAACCTCAAAAGCTTGCACCAGTGATGCATGCAAGTGGAATGCTGCTTACAGAAAAGAA CTCCAGCCAACACCACTGAGTGAGGTTAAGCACCTGTTCGGCAGACGTGGGAAAACAACCACAACAGCTATGGCAGGGACAGGAAAAGCTCCACTTCCTGATATTGCCACCCTCAAGTCATTGAAAGAAGTATGTCCTAATGCAGTCTTTTTCAAGTGTATTCCTGCCCTGGATGATGAGGAAACTGACAGTGCTGAAGAAGATGGAGAGACATATTTGTTTCCCCCAACAATGACTAGTCTTGTGTGTGAGGACAGCATCACTGAGAAAGATCTTGAGTCTGTGTGCAAAGAGCAGTGGCAGGCCTATCTCTGTGATTCAACACAAATAAATAACTTGGAGGAAGCAACAAAGAACCAAGCTATCAGCCCACTTTGGTTTGAACATCGAAAAGGGAGAATCACAGGAACCAAAGCCCATGATATCTTGGTGATGAAGAAAACCACTGATCCAAAGAACACCATCATGAAGGTAATGGGCTACAACACTAAGGACATCTCCAAGAAATCTGCAGTTGCCTGGGGCAGTGACAATGAGGCCAGGGCACGTAAACAGTATGTGAAACACCAGTCAACACAACATACTCAGTTTGCGTGCAGAGCAGTAGGTTTATTGATAAGCTGTCAAAGACCTTACGTAGCAGCATCTAGTGATGGAACTGTTGTGTGCACATGCTGTGGAAGGGGATGCTTAGAAATAAAGTGTCCATACAAGCACAGGGACCATGACATACTTACAGCAGTAGAGGATAACACTTTTTGCTTGGGCAAGGACCTACAGCTGAAGACAGGACATAAATATTTCTCTCAAATTCAGCTTCAAATGTATGTGCATGATGTCAGTTACTGTGATTTCGTCATCTTCACAAATAAGGACATGGCAATTGTTCGTGTGCCAAGGGACGATACTTTCTGTGCAACACTTATTACAAAGTGTGAAAGCTTTTTCTTTATGCACATTTTGCCTGAGATTATTTCCAGGaaacttgaaaatacaaaaccatATTCAAGCAAAGCTGCCACAGACACTGTTGACACAGATGTATGGTGCCTGTGCCAGCAGGAGGAATATGGTCGCATGATCATGTGTGAAGGAGCTAATTGTTCGTACACTTGGTTCCATTATCAGTGTGTCAACATTCGACGAAAACCAAAGGGGTCGTGGCATTGTCCAAGTTGTGTAATGGGATAA